The stretch of DNA CCGCGGTCCATCCCCATCCCCATCCGTcagcaggagcagcagcagctcggccgccgcctcctccgccagcgcgtccagcaccgccgccgcgatGTCCGCGCCGACGTCCTGCGCCGACGGGCGCAGGTCCTCCGCGCGGACCCTCGCGCCGGGCATCTCGGACGCCACGAGCGCGGTCACCGCGGCGAGGTCTCTCTCCAACGGCGCGTCGTCGTCCGGCTCCCGTCGCGCGTGGCTgctgttcttcttcttcttccgagCCCGCCGTCgtggcggcggcgtcgagccGCCGTCggtgccgcggcggcggccgtcttTGGGCTTGTACTGTCTGGCGTTGGCAAGGAGGTGCAGCAGCGTGGTTGGTGTGCAGGCTGCCTCGAGGAGCTCGCTGAAGAGGACAAAGGCTTCTGCATGGGTTGGTTGCAATTAATGGCGCGTGAGACTTCGACCTCTCTACGAGGTCGATAATGGCGGGTGACGAGAAAGGGTTGGGCGATAGGCCGGGTGGTTGTTCGCTTACTCtgcgcgtgcggcggcggcgagtgcTCGAACAGGCGCTGCTCCAGCACGGAGACCGGGCTCAGCAGCTGCTTCTTCGACGActcgtcctcgtcctcctcgtcgtcttcctcctgctcctcgtCGACCTCCGTGTGGTGGCCTTCGACGGCGCGCTGGGGAGAACCAACAGTACCGTCCGTGGAGCGGCCCGGCACCCCCTGCTTCTCGTCGTCGACGCGGCGCCACTCGATGGCGGCCGG from Panicum hallii strain FIL2 chromosome 3, PHallii_v3.1, whole genome shotgun sequence encodes:
- the LOC112887024 gene encoding uncharacterized protein LOC112887024 gives rise to the protein MAHHSLSPSGSSRRRRLSELLCEQQEPFYLDLYLLEKGCSPGFLDAAAHAGGACSTCWPSARSTGGRLLRRPAERSKKGPRGSGVLRLLLSKILSGATTARAPAAATAARKKRPQPAAIEWRRVDDEKQGVPGRSTDGTVGSPQRAVEGHHTEVDEEQEEDDEEDEDESSKKQLLSPVSVLEQRLFEHSPPPHAQKAFVLFSELLEAACTPTTLLHLLANARQYKPKDGRRRGTDGGSTPPPRRRARKKKKNSSHARREPDDDAPLERDLAAVTALVASEMPGARVRAEDLRPSAQDVGADIAAAVLDALAEEAAAELLLLLLTDGDGDGPRPCG